One genomic region from Conexibacter woesei DSM 14684 encodes:
- the hemB gene encoding porphobilinogen synthase, producing the protein MAFPLTRLRRLRRTGALRGLVRETQLDAGDFVLPLFVTHGSDRREPIAAMPGVARLSIDHAVTEAGEAAALGIPAVMLFGIPDQKDEEGSGAWDDEGVVQLAIRAIKDAHPDLLVIPDLCLCEYTSHGHCGVVRDDGRVDNDASLELLARTAVSHARAGADVIAPSDMMDGRVGVLRGALDEAGFSDLPILAYSAKFASAYYGPFREAADSTPSFGDRRSYQMDPANGDEALREVALDVEEGADLLMVKPALAYLDVIRRVKDAHNLPLVAYNVSGEYAMVKAAAAAGHLDERATVLETLTAIRRAGADIVITYHAKDAARWLQEAT; encoded by the coding sequence ATGGCCTTTCCCCTCACCCGCCTGCGCCGGCTGCGGCGCACGGGAGCGCTGCGGGGGCTGGTGCGCGAGACGCAGCTCGACGCCGGCGACTTCGTGCTCCCGCTGTTCGTCACGCACGGCAGCGACCGCCGCGAGCCGATCGCCGCGATGCCCGGCGTCGCACGGCTGTCGATCGACCACGCCGTCACCGAGGCCGGCGAGGCGGCCGCGCTCGGGATCCCGGCCGTGATGCTGTTCGGCATCCCGGACCAGAAGGACGAGGAGGGCTCCGGCGCCTGGGACGACGAGGGCGTCGTCCAGCTCGCGATCCGCGCGATCAAGGACGCCCACCCGGACCTGCTCGTGATCCCCGACCTCTGCCTCTGCGAGTACACCAGCCACGGCCACTGCGGCGTGGTGCGCGACGACGGACGCGTCGACAACGACGCGTCGCTCGAGCTGCTCGCGCGCACCGCCGTCTCGCACGCGCGCGCCGGCGCCGACGTGATCGCGCCGAGCGACATGATGGACGGGCGCGTCGGGGTGCTGCGCGGCGCGCTCGACGAGGCCGGCTTCAGCGATCTGCCGATCCTCGCCTACTCGGCCAAGTTCGCCTCGGCGTACTACGGGCCGTTCCGCGAGGCGGCCGACTCGACGCCGTCGTTCGGCGACCGCCGCAGCTACCAGATGGATCCCGCCAACGGCGACGAGGCGCTGCGCGAGGTCGCGCTCGACGTCGAGGAGGGCGCCGACCTGTTGATGGTCAAACCCGCGCTCGCCTATCTCGACGTGATCCGCCGCGTCAAGGACGCCCACAACCTTCCGCTCGTCGCCTACAACGTCAGCGGCGAGTACGCGATGGTCAAGGCGGCAGCTGCCGCCGGCCATCTCGACGAGCGCGCCACCGTGCTCGAGACCCTCACCGCGATCCGCCGGGCCGGCGCGGACATCGTCATCACCTACCACGCCAAGGACGCCGCCCGCTGGCTCCAGGAGGCGACATGA
- the ahbA gene encoding siroheme decarboxylase subunit alpha: MTKAGQATPKLRSRRYGAAIPLDELDKRLLNLMQGKFPLQPRPYRHVAELAEVDETTVMERVQHLLDQRIIRQVTPIFDTRALGYESMLVAAKVDAENPHRAARVINAHPGVSHNYLRNHDFNLWFTIATEPDSKLGLEGTLDVLAREAGAESVRQLPTLKLFKIRMDLEMEGDTRALSTAAVAADPVELDPQPYDDFDVAVIRTLQGDLPVVEEPYAPAAAALGIDQARLLDHLAGMQERGLLRRVAAILYHRRAGFSANGMGVWKVPEEQILDVGRQMAAVRGISHCYQRPTYADWPYSVFTMAHGRSKEECDAILDSIAETHAIEERATLYSSTEFKKIRLLYFTDEFKAWEREHGGV; the protein is encoded by the coding sequence ATGACCAAAGCCGGCCAGGCGACCCCCAAGCTCCGCAGCCGCAGATACGGCGCGGCGATCCCGCTCGACGAGCTCGACAAGCGGCTGCTCAACCTGATGCAGGGCAAGTTCCCGCTCCAGCCGCGCCCGTACCGGCACGTCGCCGAGCTGGCGGAGGTCGACGAGACGACCGTGATGGAGCGCGTCCAGCACCTGCTCGACCAGCGCATCATCCGCCAGGTCACGCCGATCTTCGACACGCGCGCGCTCGGCTACGAGTCGATGCTCGTCGCCGCCAAGGTCGACGCCGAGAACCCCCATCGCGCGGCGAGAGTGATCAACGCGCACCCCGGCGTCTCGCACAACTACCTGCGCAACCACGACTTCAACCTCTGGTTCACGATCGCGACCGAGCCGGACTCGAAGCTCGGCCTGGAGGGCACGCTCGACGTGCTGGCGCGCGAGGCGGGCGCCGAGTCGGTCCGGCAGCTGCCGACGCTGAAGCTGTTCAAGATCCGCATGGACCTCGAGATGGAGGGCGACACGAGAGCGCTCTCGACCGCCGCCGTCGCCGCCGACCCGGTCGAGCTCGACCCGCAGCCCTACGACGACTTCGACGTCGCCGTGATCCGCACGCTGCAGGGCGACCTGCCCGTCGTCGAGGAGCCGTACGCGCCGGCTGCCGCGGCGCTCGGGATCGACCAGGCGAGACTGCTCGACCACCTCGCCGGGATGCAGGAGCGCGGGCTGCTGCGCCGCGTCGCCGCGATCCTCTACCACCGCCGCGCCGGCTTCTCGGCGAACGGCATGGGCGTCTGGAAGGTGCCTGAGGAGCAGATCCTCGACGTCGGCCGCCAGATGGCCGCCGTACGCGGCATCTCCCACTGCTATCAGCGTCCGACGTACGCGGACTGGCCCTACTCCGTCTTCACGATGGCCCACGGCCGCTCGAAGGAGGAGTGCGACGCGATCCTCGACTCGATCGCCGAGACGCACGCGATCGAGGAGCGCGCGACGCTGTACTCCTCGACGGAGTTCAAGAAGATCCGGCTGCTCTACTTCACCGACGAGTTCAAGGCGTGGGAGCGCGAGCACGGCGGCGTGTGA
- a CDS encoding ABC transporter permease: MRWLLLKDLQILRRSPLLVALLVIYPIVIALLIGAALSRGPGNPSIALYNEVPKEQRTFDVGGSSVNADEYLPELTRSVDVIHADSRAEALQLARDGKVLAAVILPPGIADQLATGRQQPTIEVAYNGQDPVKQQFVESVIKARMADANDALAKKYEEVTVGYIDMLLDGGSIRILGRKVPILGLRNSERIIDGVISTLPRGSPSRAALEQVDRFATLAINNLGVSTQVLRSVGEPIAVRQTVIGGRRTPLDRYAIAVAVTVSLMFLTVLLASGLLALEREEHAFTRLVRGLVSRAGLLLEKIGLAAGCSFLVTFALLLGLGLFWVELDFARMPLWLPALALGGIAFAALGVAVGGLAREVRAASLLAFTMSLPIAFFALVPSGSVSGWAYDVITVICAIFPFKATVEALDIAVNDAPGTLVTSLLHLAALAVAYTVIARVALRRFA, from the coding sequence GTGCGCTGGCTGCTGCTGAAGGACCTCCAGATCCTGCGGCGCTCGCCGCTGCTCGTCGCGCTGCTCGTGATCTACCCGATCGTGATCGCGCTGCTGATCGGCGCCGCGCTCTCGCGCGGCCCGGGCAATCCGTCGATAGCGCTCTACAACGAGGTCCCGAAGGAGCAGCGCACGTTCGACGTCGGCGGCTCGTCGGTCAACGCCGACGAGTACCTGCCGGAGCTGACCAGATCGGTCGACGTGATCCATGCCGACTCGCGCGCGGAGGCGCTGCAGCTGGCGAGGGACGGCAAGGTGCTGGCAGCGGTGATCCTCCCGCCCGGCATCGCCGACCAGCTGGCGACGGGCCGCCAGCAGCCGACGATCGAGGTCGCCTACAACGGCCAGGACCCGGTCAAGCAGCAGTTCGTCGAGTCGGTGATCAAGGCGCGGATGGCGGACGCGAACGACGCGCTCGCGAAGAAATACGAGGAGGTCACGGTCGGCTACATCGACATGCTGCTCGACGGCGGGTCGATCAGAATCCTCGGCCGCAAGGTGCCGATCCTCGGCCTGCGCAACTCCGAGCGGATCATCGACGGCGTCATCTCCACGCTGCCGAGAGGGTCGCCGTCGCGCGCGGCGCTGGAGCAGGTCGACCGCTTCGCGACGCTCGCGATCAACAACCTCGGCGTCTCGACCCAGGTCCTCCGCTCGGTCGGCGAGCCGATCGCCGTCAGACAGACGGTGATCGGCGGCAGACGCACGCCGCTGGACCGGTACGCGATCGCGGTCGCCGTGACCGTCTCGCTGATGTTCCTGACGGTCCTGCTCGCGTCCGGGCTGCTCGCGCTCGAACGTGAGGAACATGCGTTCACACGCCTCGTGCGCGGGCTCGTCTCGCGCGCCGGCCTGCTGCTGGAGAAGATCGGGCTCGCGGCGGGCTGCTCGTTCCTCGTGACGTTCGCGCTGCTGCTCGGCCTCGGCCTCTTCTGGGTCGAGCTGGACTTCGCGCGGATGCCGCTGTGGCTGCCCGCGCTCGCGCTCGGAGGGATCGCGTTCGCGGCGCTCGGGGTCGCCGTCGGCGGGCTCGCGCGCGAGGTGCGCGCCGCGTCGCTGCTCGCGTTCACGATGTCGCTCCCGATCGCCTTCTTCGCGCTCGTGCCGAGCGGCTCGGTCTCAGGCTGGGCCTACGACGTCATAACGGTGATCTGCGCGATCTTCCCGTTCAAGGCTACGGTCGAGGCGCTCGACATCGCGGTCAACGACGCGCCCGGCACGCTCGTCACGTCGCTGCTGCACCTCGCCGCGCTCGCGGTCGCGTACACCGTGATCGCGCGGGTCGCGCTGCGGCGCTTCGCGTAG
- the hemL gene encoding glutamate-1-semialdehyde 2,1-aminomutase, whose translation MSEPTLNDARSSALYAEALRVLPGGVNSPVRAMRAIGRDPIFVARGEGPEIVDADGNRYVDYVCSWGPLIHGHAHPQVVAAVGEAAARGTSFGAPTAGEVELAEEVVARFASVEMVRMTSSGTEASMSALRLARAATGRETILKFSGAYHGHVDGLLAEAGSGLATQGIPASPGVPAAATAATVIVPWNDPDALLAATEAHELAAIVAEPYPANMGLVPPADGFLELLRARADATGALLVLDEVITGFRVARGGAQERAGVRADLTIMGKVLGGGVPAAAYAGPRALMERIAPAGDVYQAGTLSGNPLAVAAGLATLRLLDDDAYARLGATTERLAAGLHDAAASAGRAVQVVSVPGLLTVFFSADPVRDYAGAVACDRDAHAAWCRALLKRGVYPPPSQFEAWFPSLAHDDDAIERTLAAAAAAFAEVGP comes from the coding sequence ATGTCCGAACCGACGCTGAACGACGCGCGCTCGAGCGCGCTGTACGCCGAGGCGCTGAGGGTCCTGCCCGGAGGCGTCAACTCGCCGGTGCGCGCGATGCGTGCGATCGGCCGCGACCCGATCTTCGTCGCGCGCGGCGAGGGACCCGAGATCGTCGACGCCGACGGCAACCGCTACGTCGACTACGTCTGCTCGTGGGGTCCGCTGATCCACGGCCACGCGCACCCGCAGGTCGTCGCGGCGGTCGGCGAGGCCGCCGCGCGCGGGACGAGCTTCGGCGCGCCGACGGCCGGCGAGGTCGAGCTGGCGGAGGAGGTCGTCGCGCGCTTCGCGTCCGTCGAGATGGTGCGGATGACGTCGTCGGGGACCGAGGCGTCGATGAGCGCGCTGCGGCTCGCGCGTGCCGCGACCGGCCGCGAGACGATCCTCAAGTTCTCAGGTGCCTACCACGGGCACGTCGACGGGCTGCTGGCGGAGGCCGGCTCCGGCCTCGCGACGCAGGGCATTCCCGCGAGCCCCGGCGTCCCCGCCGCGGCGACCGCGGCGACGGTGATCGTGCCGTGGAACGACCCCGATGCGCTGCTCGCCGCGACCGAGGCGCACGAGCTGGCGGCGATCGTCGCCGAGCCCTATCCGGCGAACATGGGCCTGGTCCCGCCCGCGGACGGCTTCCTGGAGCTGCTGCGCGCGCGCGCCGACGCCACCGGCGCACTGCTCGTGCTCGATGAGGTGATCACCGGCTTCCGCGTCGCGCGCGGCGGCGCGCAGGAGCGTGCGGGCGTGCGCGCCGACCTGACGATCATGGGCAAGGTGCTTGGCGGCGGCGTCCCCGCCGCCGCCTACGCCGGTCCGCGCGCGCTGATGGAGCGGATCGCGCCGGCCGGCGACGTCTACCAGGCCGGGACGCTGTCCGGGAACCCGCTCGCGGTCGCGGCCGGCCTGGCGACGCTGCGCCTGCTCGACGACGACGCCTACGCCCGGCTGGGGGCGACCACCGAACGGCTCGCCGCCGGGCTGCACGACGCCGCCGCGTCCGCCGGCCGCGCAGTTCAGGTCGTCTCCGTTCCTGGCCTGCTGACCGTCTTCTTCTCCGCCGACCCGGTCCGCGACTACGCCGGCGCCGTCGCCTGCGACCGCGACGCGCACGCGGCCTGGTGCCGTGCGC